The Pseudoxanthobacter soli DSM 19599 region TACCGATGGACGTTCCCGTCACATCGACGAACTGGCCGGCGATGAAGTGGTCCGCGGTGATCTCGGCGCCGACTTCGATCAGGTTCTCGGGGGAAACCCGGAACTCGACGATCTGGCGCTTCGGCTCCACCTGGGCCTTGGCAAAATGGCCGCGCATGGCCTTCGACGTATTCTTCGGCTTCGCATGACCGGCGCCGAGCTGAAGGGCGGTATAACCATCCTTCTCCGCCGTGCGGTGAGACACCACCTGGCAGTTCTCGACGCGCAGCACGGTCACGGGCACGTGCTCACCGGCGTCGTTATAGACGCGGGTCATGCCGACCTTCTGAGCGATCAACCCTGAGCGCATTGGATCAGGCCTCTCTTCGTCCCACAGCGTTACAGCTTGATCTCGACGTCGACACCCGCCGCCAGATCGAGCTTCATAAGAGCGTCGACGGTCTGCGGGGTCGGGTCGATGATGTCGAGCAGCCGCTTGTGGGTGCGGATCTCGAATTGCTCACGGCTCTTCTTGTCGACGTGCGGAGAGCGGTTCACCGTGAACTTCTCGATGCGGGTCGGCAGCGGCACGGGGCCACGAACCTGCGCACCGGTGCGCTTCGCGGTATTGACGATCTCGCGGGTCGACGCGTCGAGCACGCGATGGTCGAACGCCTTCAGGCGAATCCGAATGTTCTGACCGTTCATGGATGCGCCCTCGATTCAGCGCTTACGTCCGGAATTACGAAGATGTGCCCGCCCCTTGAGACGGGCACATCG contains the following coding sequences:
- the rpsJ gene encoding 30S ribosomal protein S10; this translates as MNGQNIRIRLKAFDHRVLDASTREIVNTAKRTGAQVRGPVPLPTRIEKFTVNRSPHVDKKSREQFEIRTHKRLLDIIDPTPQTVDALMKLDLAAGVDVEIKL